The proteins below come from a single Chrysoperla carnea chromosome 1, inChrCarn1.1, whole genome shotgun sequence genomic window:
- the LOC123290456 gene encoding mediator of RNA polymerase II transcription subunit 12 isoform X4: protein MSIMSSLYEKRPLKKPRIGPPDVYPQEPKQKEDELTSLNVKHGFNTMPQLSDEFGTARNCNVTASKVGAYFNAIIAKKEELCTLQDSGRKRQQINTKDHFWPAIVRNKHYIEAWFKDLAGSKPLMTLGKRAPNFNKKEEIFMMLSEYQVPMLRATWFIKLSSAYTIAVSEAKNKKRQLPDPTTEWTGTLIKFLKDQLPKLQDHYHMYNNSLANLDTKNSSTSSTTAPGAAGGQQQNPNGMTPTSTSTTSATSGTTPANSTPTGAGGGNVTNLTTPPMHSPAQPGSTSITSVITQSTESEFKIAHRQWTYCTQLAKYMYEEGLLDRSEFLNLILELLDRMRSQPSDDGILRLILPFTLQYVDEIVQSELLSRRIAYLCAKKLTYLCNSIAESNLTASSVTPGGTNNNTISSSDQKIENMNTNDKDGNSKKDNMNMMVAAGVAPGAGVNSPLQATIQEYLNCPHHKDIILQLSCILQVITLECSTALVWCGVGENRSNSIWHGSPLDCLPAPPSQLPLPSRMATGGLPSSGAYTTELRRRLRQAEDNIRERSKRAEGRWCADKWQCSSSGLTTTRVLAALDALDRHRFDRVDTTNSLDTLYAKIFPAPTTPIKDPTSGSPGANTTTNTSSSSSNENKESRNEYNVNQDEPIIQILCEWAVSNERWGEHRAMAVAWLLDKRQQDVSSPEPDTNASDDKDSVSSLNNQPSGLPIFQNLLMKFLDDDAPILEENGSAQNRAMFTNLVHLFAELIRHDVFSHDAYMCTLISRGDLLSTGAMNGSAGIHRPPSPPPNPGLDDEIFGLDLKSAKLDVSDHDDSKIDDDLDKLLQHIKEDQQNSLDAPDSPKDPDHHHHHSNMMSSTMSSIPMETDHSDLKIRPSRHLLYTTHFPLTQDETYSQHDCNQRHVLLYGVGKVRDEARHTVKKMSKEICKLFSKKFSIDVAEGGKVKKHSRNEFNFELATQKCQNLSYFDQHVVTWQCSLNVIEMLNSFGSGNSNYLPVQEHVAFLFDLMELALNIYGLIDVCISILKELPEVEAQLLLKGSTLARNYTTSLSLYVVGVLRRYHCCLLLSAEQTWLVFDGLCKVVKHVSTPGDCSSAERCVLAHLYDLYSSCHLLKQKPHTEFANANPKIRIALYSALQPSTTNNYVYNAHYMQEFFASPRRGKIETSWARQLAESPNNRYSFVINAIVTVCREQDNERLNDISVQCAEVTACCNSLSAEWVGALMALCYATNNTIYIDLLTQVDVQDLSIHNSLAVFTSILIARHCFSLEDFVKHIALPNLVKVSKEFNEGRGGSDGPGGAGVGGGPGGNVEAGARLTCHLLLRLFKTVECPQPGLYSVSTSPHPLPSGQGGYSIRLSCDRHLLAAAHNNIKVGPVLAVLKAILVVGDATSRERKLGNKRDGSGSSTHVGSSSNSKAPTAVPGELSISHILGTSDILGGGDDGMLDITMVELEATSTRSSQRQSVSSDGTTSLSKFAWHVLREICSQQWVLERCLSQPEELFQSDLLLDSMLTSSQAQRLLHMICYPDMSSSLDELDQKSIITRILENLEQWTLRMSWLDLQLMFKQFNNNTSELNQWLDTVAKAAIDVFQLNSQDSIHNERLTTNANSNAKYDFKGKSGSIWLVAPLVSKLPSAVQGRVLKVAGQVLETNNWPAGKRSSGSSSSSDNKDMSLRGGNRRYQSTSLLSHQPFLSLVLTCLKGQDDQREGLLTSLHSQLSQFLNLSKDERVGTCEIGNRESMLDALQLRFSLVGGMFDTVQRSTATTTDWAVLLVQLISYGVIDLNNNSELFTTVLDMLATLVHSTLVSDSQSEKDESKKHYQNLQKKLKKELGDRNSPSIQYVRQLLQLPKRTCEVIACEPVGCLTDTKGNKITGFDSIDKKQGLRVSDKQRVSPWDLLEGQKSPAPLSWSWFGAVRLERKPLWYEDTHRLLKYHTHSLLRPPSHYLDSVPLPPEDLEPIQEKPRRSRKPKQMGPCGGQVGPGGVGPGGVNVPGQQNQMGGPNGGGPGGQGQQLQMGQNNVMHPQHPQNMGGMNMGGVQAPSQQGQMGQMGGYGPQMGNVGPQQNFQGNQGPQQWGYNQQQPQQPQQGYYGQQMPGVSRYERPQVNQSKQALTNMLRQRHPLNHFLGGQAGTGQVPPGAGQMPAAYGGMQRQFPRQQMRGPQQQHPGANMQQNQNMFQQQYGNMQQGAMNQNYGGYGNQQVNTTGNNQQGQMMQGGAVGVGPQQNMMGSFPNQQAGFGPQNVGNTAAMMGQRTPTQSDYLNQQQQRMGQPNRPQYLQAPNVTMNTMGGPLGNSQGGPAPPYSRNAGGVGVGGQPTVQPNQQQSQQQFQQQVNQQRIRQQMMAMQQQQQQQQQQQQQQQQQQQQQQQQQQSSVVGQGVQGVQGGGPPSALVAHLQRSMQQQGQQHNPYHQPPQYQ, encoded by the exons atgagtaTCATGTCATCGTTGTATGAGAAGAGGCCTCTGAAGAAGCCTCGAATCGGTCCGCCTGATGTGTATCCACAAGAACCAAAACAGAAGGAGGACGAATTGACcagtttaaatgttaaacatGGATTTAACACAATGCCCCAATTGTCTGATGAATTTGGGACCGCACGTAATTGTAATGTTACAGCTAGCaag gTTGGAGCATATTTCAATGCgataattgcaaaaaaagaagaattatgTACGCTACAAGATTCAGGTCGTAAACGTCAACAGATCAATACaaaagatcatttttggcctgcGATTGTCCGTAATAAACATTACATTGAGGCTTGGTTCAAAGATCTGGCTGGCAGTAAACCATTAATGACGTTGGGCAAGCGTGCCCCCAACTTTAATAAAAAGGAAGAGATATTTATGATGTTGTCTGAGTATCAAGTTCCAATGTTGCGTGCTACATG gtttataaaattaagttcTGCGTACACGATAGCGGTATcagaagcaaaaaataaaaaacgacaaTTACCAGATCCAACAACCGAATGGACTGGAACCCTTATCAAATTCTTAAAAGATCAACTACCAAAGCTACAAGACCATTATCACATGTACAACAATAGTTTAGCTAATCTTGATACCAAGAACAGTTCAACATCGTCTACAACAGCACCTGGTGCTGCTGGAGGACAACAACAGAATCCTAATGGAATGACACCAACAAGTACAAGCACTACGAGTGCTACATCAGGAACAACACCAGCTAATAGCACACCAACGGGAGCTGGTGGTGGTAATGTTACCAACTTGACAACACCACCAATGCATTCACCAGCTCAACCGGGTTCGACGTCCATTACATCCGTTATCACTCAATCAACTGAGagtgaatttaaaattgcaCATCGACAATGGACGTACTGTACACAACTtgcaaaatatatgtatgaagAAG gtCTATTAGATCGTTCagaattcttaaatttaatattagaattgTTAGATCGTATGCGTTCACAACCCTCTGATGATGGTATCCTACGTTTAATTCTACCATTTACATTACAATATGTGGACGAGATCGTTCAATCTGAACTACTATCCAGACGGATTGCATATCTATGTGCTAagaaattaacatatttatgtaataGTATCGCTGAATCAAATCTAACAGCATCATCAGTGACACCTGGTGGTACCAACAACAATACAATATCATCATCTGATCAAAagattgaaaatatgaatacaaaCGATAAAGATGGTAATAGTAAGAAGGATAACATGAACATGATGGTAGCAGCAGGTGTAGCTCCAGGTGCTGGTGTGAATAGTCCTTTACAAGCTACCATTCAGGAGTACTTGAATTGTCCACATCATAAGGATATCATTCTTCAATTGAGTTGTATTTTACAG GTAATAACGCTGGAATGTTCGACGGCGTTAGTCTGGTGTGGTGTTGGTGAAAATCGTTCGAATTCAATATGGCACGGTTCACCATTAGATTGTTTACCAGCACCTCCATCACAACTACCATTACCAAGTAGAATGGCTACTGGGGGTCTACCATCTAGTGGTGCATACACCACCGAACTACGTAGACGTTTACGGCAAGCTGAAGATAATATACGTGAACGATCTAAACGAGCTGAAGGTCGATGGTGTGCTGATAAATGGCAATGCAGTTCATCAg gatTGACCACAACTAGAGTGTTAGCAGCATTGGACGCTTTAGATCGACATCGATTCGATCGTGTCGATACAACAAACTCTTTAGATACTTTGTATGCTAAAATATTTCCAGCACCTACAACTCCTATCAAAGATCCAACATCTGGATCCCCAGGTGCAAACACAACTACAAAcacatcatcatcatcgtcaaatgaaaataaagaatcTCGTAATGAATAT AATGTGAATCAAGATGAACCAATCATACAAATCTTATGTGAATGGGCTGTATCAAATGAACGATGGGGGGAACATCGTGCAATGGCTGTAGCTTGGCTGCTGGACAAGAGACAACAAGATGTATCATCACCAGAACCGGATACAAATGCATCCGATGACAAGGATTCAGTTAGTTCGTTAAATAATCAACCAAGTGGTTTACCAATCTTTCAAAATTTACTCATGAAATTTTTAGATGACGATGCTCCAATTTTAG aagaaaatgGTAGCGCACAGAATCGAGCAATGTTTACCAATCTTGTACATTTATTTGCTGAATTAATTCGTCATGATGTGTTCTCTCATGATGCGTACATGTGTACGTTAATATCGCGTGGTGACCTGCTGTCTACGGGCGCTATGAATGGAAGTGCTGGAATACATCGTCCACCGTCACCTCCACCGAATCCTGGTTTAGATGATGAAATATTTGGACTTGATTTAAAATCGGCTAAATTGGATGTTTCt gaTCATGACGATTCAAAAATCGACGACGATCTGGACAAATTATTACAACATATAAAAGAAGATCAACAAAATTCATTGGATGCTCCAGACAGTCCCAAAGATCCAGATCATCATCACCATCACAGCAACATGATGAGTTCAACGATGAGTTCGATCCCAATGGAAACAGATCATAGCGATTTAAAAATACGTCCATCACGACATCTCCTGTACACCACACATTTCCCACTCACCCAGGATGAAACGTATTCGCAACACGATTGTAATCAACGACACGTATTATTGTACGGTGTGGGTAAAGTACGTGATGAAGCACGTCACACGGTTAAGAAAATGTCGAaggaaatatgtaaattattctcGAAAAAGTTCTCAATTGATGTCGCTGAAGGTGGTAAAGTGAAGAAACATTCAcggaatgaatttaattttgaattggccacacaaaaatgtcaaaatttaagttattttgatCAGCACGTGGTCACGTGGCAATGTAGTTTGAATGTTATCGAAATGTTAAATTCATTTGGATCGGGTAATTCGAATTATTTACCAGTTCAAGAGCATGTTGCATTCTTATTCGATTTAATGGAGTTAGCGTTAAATATTTATGGTTTGATTGATGTGTGTATTAGTATTCTAAAAGAGTTGCCAGAAGTTGAAGCACAACTTCTCTTAAAAGGTTCAACGTTAGCAAGGAATTATACAACTTCGTTAAGTTTATATGTTGTGGGTGTTTTACGACGTTATCATTGTTGTTTGTTGT tGTCCGCTGAACAAACATGGCTGGTGTTCGATGGTTTATGTAAAGTGGTGAAGCATGTTTCAACACCTGGTGATTGTTCGTCAGCTGAACGATGTGTGCTAGCACATCTATATGATTTGTATTCGTCGTGTCATCTCCTCAAACAGAAGCCACACACAGAGTTTGCAAATGCTAATCCAAAGATTCGTATTGCCTTGtattcagctttgcaaccaagCACAACCAATAATTATGTGTACAATGCACATTATATGCAAGAATTCTTTGCAAGTCCACGTCGAG GTAAAATAGAGACAAGTTGGGCACGCCAATTGGCAGAATCACCAAATAAtcgttacagttttgtaataaatgCAATAGTGACCGTCTGTCGTGAACAAGACAATGAACGCTTGAACGACATCTCTGTTCAATGTGCTGAAGTGACAGCTTGTTGTAATTCGTTGTCAGCTGAATGGGTTGGAGCGTTGATGGCACTATGTTACGCGACCAACAACACCATCTATATTGATTTATTGACACAAGTTGATGTTCAAGATTTATCGATACATAATTCTTTAGCTGTTTTTACGTCTATTTTAATTg cTCGACATTGTTTTTCATTGGAAGATTTTGTAAAACATATTGCATTACCGAACTTAGTAAAAGTATCAAAAGAATTCAACGAAGGACGTGGCGGTAGCGATGGTCCAGGTGGTGCAGGTGTTGGTGGTGGTCCTGGTGGTAATGTAGAAGCTGGTGCACGACTCACATGTCACTTGTTATTGcgtttatttaaaactgttgaATGTCCACAACCTGGTCTGTATTCAGTAAGCACCAGTCCACATCCGTTACCAAGTGGTCAAGGTGGTTACTCAATCCGTTTAAGTTGTGATCGACATTTATTAGCTGCTGCacacaataatattaaagtcGGTCCTGTGTTAGCTGTCTTGAAGGCTATTTTAG TGGTTGGTGATGCAACGTCACGTGAACGGAAGTTAGGTAATAAACGTGATGGGAGTGGATCATCAACACACGTAGGATCATCTTCAAACAGTAAAGCACCAACAGCTGTACCTGGTGAACTTAGTATATCACATATATTAGGCACCAGTGATATATTAGGTGGTGGAGATGATGGAATGCTTGATATTAC GATGGTAGAATTGGAGGCTACATCGACTCGCAGTTCACAAAG GCAATCAGTATCCTCGGATGGAACAACATCCTTATCAAAATTTGCTTGGCATGTCTTACGAGAAATCTGCTCACAACAATGGGTTTTGGAACGATGTTTAAGTCAACCAGAAGAATTATTTCAATCGGATTTATTGTTGGATTCAATGTTGACGTCGTCACAAGCACAACGTCTGCTTCATATGATTTGCTATCCAGACATGAGTTCATCTTTAGATGAATTggatcaaaaaagtattatcACTAGGATATTAGAG aatttagaaCAATGGACGTTACGAATGTCTTGGCTGGATTTACAATTAATGTTTAAGCAGTTTAACAACAACACGTCCGAATTAAATCAATGGTTGGATACCGTTGCAAAAGCTGCTATTGATGTCTTCCAATTGAATTCACAAGATTCTATTCATAACGAACGTCTTACAACAAACGCTAACTCCAACGCTAA GTACGATTTTAAAGGTAAATCAGGTTCAATATGGCTGGTAGCACCACTGGTATCAAAACTTCCAAGTGCAGTCCAAGGACGTGTCTTAAAAGTAGCTGGACAAGTAttagaaacaaacaattggcctGCAGGCAAACGATCCTCTGGTTCAAGTTCTTCATCCGATAATAAAGATATGAGTTTACGTGGAGGCAACAGACGTTATCAAAGTACATCGTTGTTAAGTCATCAACCGTTCTTATCACTGGTGCTAACATGTTTGAAGGGTCAAGACGATCAACGTGAAGGCTTGCTTACGTCACTACACTCACaattatcacaatttttaaatttaagtaaagaT GAACGTGTTGGAACGTGTGAAATTGGTAATCGTGAATCGATGTTAGATGCATTACAATTAAGATTCTCATTGGTTGGCGGCATGTTTGATACGGTCCAACGGAGTACGGCTACCACCACTGATTGGGCAGTGCTTCTAGTTCAACTTATTAGTTATGGCGTTatcgatttaaataataattc GGAATTATTTACAACTGTTCTTGACATGCTAGCAACTTTAGTTCATTCAACTTTAGTATCGGACAGTCAATCCGAAAAAGACGAAAGTAAAAAACATTATCAGAACTTacagaagaaattaaaaaaagaattaggaGATCGAAACAGTCCATCGATCCAATATGTACGACAATTGTTACAATTACCAAAGCGAACGTGTGAAGTGATCGCATGCGAACCAGTCGGTTGTCTAACAGACACCAAAGGTAATAAAATCACTGGATTCGATAGCATCGATAAGAAACAAGGTTTACGTGTCTCTGACAAACAACGTGTCAGTCCATGGGATCTACTTGAAGGTCAAAAGAGTCCTGCTCCATTGAGTTGGTCATGGTTTGGTGCGGTACGTTTAGAACGTAAACCGTTATGGTACGAGGACACACATCGTTTGTTAAAGTATCACACGCACAGTTTATTACGACCGCCATCACATTATTTAGATTCGGTACCGTTGCCTCCTGAAGATTTAGAACCAATTCAAGAGAAACCT CGCAGATCACGGaaaccaaaacaaatgggtCCATGTGGTGGTCAAGTGGGTCCTGGTGGTGTTGGTCCTGGTGGTGTTAATGTTCCTGGCCAACAAAATCAAATGGGTGGACCGAATGGTGGTGGTCCTGGTGGACAGGGACAACAACTACAAATGGGGCAGAACAATGTGATGCATCCACAACATCCACAAAATATGGGTGGCATGAATATGGGCGGCGTTCAA GCACCGTCCCAACAAGGACAAATGGGCCAAATGGGAGGTTATGGTCCACAAATGGGAAATGTCGGACCTCAACAAAATTTCCAAGGAAATCAAGGTCCACAACAGTGGGGCTATAATCAACAACAACCACAGCAGCCCCAACAAGGATATTATGGACAACAAATGCCTGGAG TTTCAAGATATGAACGTCCGCAAGTGAATCAATCAAAACAAGCTCTAACAAATATGCTACGACAACGGCAtcctttaaatcattttttgggtGGTCAAGCGGGTACTGGTCAAGTACCACCCGGTGCTGGACAGATGCCTGCCGCATATGGTGGAATGCAACGACAATTTCCTCGTCAACAAATGCGTGGACCTCAGCAACAACATCCTGGTGCAAATATGCAACAAAATCAGAATATGTTCCAACAGCAGTATGGAAATATGCAGCAAGGCG CCATGAATCAAAATTATGGCGGCTATGGCAATCAACAAGTGAACACGACGGGCAATAATCAACAAGGACAAATGATGCAAGGTGGGGCGGTTGGAGTGGGACCCCAACAAAATATGATGGGCTCGTTTCCAAATCAACAAGCTGGTTTTGGACCACAAAATGTTGGTAACACGGCTGCCATGATGGGACAACGTACACCCACCCAATCAGATTACTTGAATCAACAGCAACAACGGATGGGCCAACCGAACCGTCCACAATACTTACAAGCACCAAATGTTACAATGAACACGATGGGAGGACCACTAGGCAATAGTCAAGGGGGCCCAGCACCACCATATTCACGTAACGCTGGCGGGGTAGGAGTGGGAGGACAACCAACGGTACAACCTAATCAACAACAGAGTCAACAGCAATTCCAACAG CAAGTAAATCAACAACGAATTCGACAACAAATGATGGCCAtgcaacagcaacaacaacaacaacaacaacagcagcaGCAGCAGCAGCAGCAGcagcagcaacaacaacaacaacaacaatcttCAGTGGTTGGTCAAGGAGTACAAGGTGTTCAAGGTGGTGGTCCACCATCTGCGTTGGTCGCACACTTACAACGATCCATGCAGCAACAAGGTCAACAACATAATCCGTACCATCAACCTCCACAATATCAATAA